A genomic window from Pseudonocardia broussonetiae includes:
- a CDS encoding RNA-binding S4 domain-containing protein, with protein sequence MESSRLDRWLWAVRLTKTRPDAATACRAGHVRVNDRPAKPATPVGPGDEIRARVNDVTRVVEVVRVLPRRVGAADAATCYIDRTPAPPPEMLVPVARRERGAGRPTKRERRVLDEFRTGGG encoded by the coding sequence GTGGAGTCGAGCCGACTGGACCGCTGGCTGTGGGCGGTCCGCCTGACCAAGACCCGCCCGGACGCCGCCACGGCCTGCCGCGCGGGCCACGTCCGCGTCAACGACCGCCCCGCGAAGCCGGCCACCCCGGTCGGTCCCGGCGACGAGATCCGGGCGCGCGTCAACGACGTCACGCGGGTGGTCGAGGTCGTGCGGGTCCTGCCGCGCCGCGTGGGCGCGGCCGACGCCGCCACCTGCTACATCGACCGCACGCCCGCTCCCCCGCCCGAGATGCTGGTGCCGGTCGCCCGGCGCGAGCGCGGCGCCGGGCGCCCGACCAAGCGCGAGCGCCGCGTGCTCGACGAGTTCCGGACCGGCGGGGGCTGA
- a CDS encoding DMT family transporter — MALAAALWGTDALLRQPLAGALPASTIVFWEHLIIVVVLTPFLPAAYRAFRAASGRERAALVVIGAGASAVATALFTQAFRYGDPVTPVVLQKLQPLIAVVVAAALIGERVRGRYWLFAVPALVGAWLMAFRDPFSAAPQAVVAALLAVGAAALWAVGTVLGRLVSVRISSRDVTVLRFAIGLPASAVVLALTGGPLAVTPAQLGPLALLALIPGLLGLALYYVGLRSTPAARATLAEMAFPVTAALIGVTLLGTVLVPTQWLGLVIIVVSVTALGLRERRTDPVVAVPV, encoded by the coding sequence GTGGCGCTCGCCGCCGCGCTGTGGGGCACCGACGCGCTGCTGCGCCAACCGCTCGCGGGCGCGCTCCCGGCGTCGACGATCGTGTTCTGGGAGCACCTGATCATCGTCGTGGTGCTGACGCCGTTCCTGCCCGCCGCGTACCGGGCGTTCCGCGCGGCCTCGGGGCGGGAGCGGGCCGCGCTCGTCGTGATCGGGGCGGGGGCGTCCGCCGTCGCCACCGCGCTGTTCACCCAGGCCTTCCGCTACGGCGACCCGGTCACGCCCGTCGTCCTGCAGAAGCTGCAGCCGCTGATCGCGGTCGTCGTCGCGGCGGCGCTGATCGGGGAGCGGGTGCGCGGCCGGTACTGGCTCTTCGCGGTGCCCGCGCTGGTCGGGGCGTGGCTGATGGCGTTCCGCGACCCGTTCTCCGCGGCGCCGCAGGCCGTCGTCGCCGCGCTGCTCGCCGTCGGGGCGGCGGCGCTGTGGGCGGTCGGCACGGTGCTCGGTCGGCTGGTCAGCGTGCGGATCTCCAGCCGCGACGTCACCGTGCTGAGGTTCGCGATCGGGCTCCCCGCGAGCGCGGTGGTGCTGGCGCTGACCGGCGGGCCGCTCGCCGTCACGCCCGCCCAGCTCGGGCCGCTGGCGCTGCTCGCGCTGATCCCCGGCCTGCTCGGGCTCGCGCTGTACTACGTCGGGCTGCGCTCCACGCCGGCCGCGCGGGCCACGCTCGCCGAGATGGCGTTCCCGGTGACGGCCGCGCTGATCGGCGTGACGCTGCTGGGCACCGTGCTCGTGCCGACGCAGTGGCTCGGCCTGGTGATCATCGTCGTGTCGGTGACGGCGCTCGGCCTGCGCGAGCGGCGGACCGACCCCGTGGTGGCCGTGCCGGTCTGA
- a CDS encoding choice-of-anchor P family protein — translation MRNKKIVGAGATVAVTAALLLGASPAWADEESFVDSAYAFSASGLLDIDPLPAGVESLDGDLVQKEVLGLGERTSDAEADGIFVGVLNAEAQAHRSAASVARVELLSILRADVIRTHCVDADPDRSGLQIINGSLLGQPLPETPVPGVEINLSPLASVVLNDQVRNADGSLTVTGVQLKVLPGRGDGVNEALDADARSGLPVLGDLLGVPLPTTLLTEQDVLDQLTGPLGVDLDESLQTVTIGSATCTQPGDGDDDGGHDGDDGDKGGDDSSDHGDDSDDGDDAAPGEAPAPTVVEASLPVTG, via the coding sequence GTGAGGAACAAGAAGATCGTCGGCGCAGGCGCCACCGTGGCGGTCACGGCCGCTCTGCTGCTGGGGGCGTCCCCGGCCTGGGCCGACGAGGAGTCGTTCGTCGACTCCGCGTACGCCTTCTCGGCCTCGGGCCTGCTCGACATCGACCCGCTCCCCGCCGGTGTCGAGTCCCTCGACGGCGACCTGGTCCAGAAGGAGGTCCTCGGCCTGGGCGAGCGCACCTCCGACGCCGAGGCGGACGGCATCTTCGTCGGCGTCCTCAACGCGGAGGCGCAGGCCCACCGGTCCGCGGCGAGCGTCGCGCGCGTCGAGCTGCTCAGCATCCTGCGCGCCGACGTCATCCGCACGCACTGCGTGGACGCCGACCCCGACCGGTCGGGCCTGCAGATCATCAACGGCTCGCTGCTCGGCCAGCCGCTGCCCGAGACCCCCGTGCCCGGCGTGGAGATCAACCTCTCGCCGCTGGCGTCGGTCGTGCTCAACGACCAGGTCCGCAACGCCGACGGGTCGCTGACCGTCACCGGCGTGCAGCTCAAGGTCCTCCCGGGCCGCGGCGACGGCGTCAACGAGGCCCTCGACGCCGACGCCCGCTCGGGGCTGCCCGTGCTGGGCGACCTGCTCGGCGTCCCGCTGCCGACGACCCTGCTCACCGAGCAGGACGTGCTCGACCAGCTCACCGGCCCGCTCGGCGTCGACCTCGACGAGTCCCTGCAGACCGTCACGATCGGCTCCGCGACCTGCACCCAGCCCGGCGACGGTGACGACGACGGCGGCCACGACGGCGACGACGGCGACAAGGGCGGCGACGACTCGTCCGACCACGGCGACGACTCCGACGACGGCGACGACGCCGCGCCCGGCGAGGCCCCCGCGCCGACCGTCGTCGAGGCCAGCCTCCCGGTGACCGGCTGA
- a CDS encoding L,D-transpeptidase has product MAQHKLPAGYDRPRAAARRPARPAFLPWVVGGVALVLVVVLGFVFLQSGPASTAGSDEPVAVLDISALPLADTYGVVQGAPVDTAVDVATDGLVVHPERRTPVHDAPEGTPIARVEPTQFGDVWFPVVAEQGAWVQILLPSKPSGSTGWVRADDMVRATTPYRVEVHLGSLTMQLLREERVVDEWTIGIGAPGTPTPVGRTFLLGAFTDPAQSFSPVILPLGAHSPTLDTFGGGPGTVAIHTWPTADGFGTAASNGCIRVPQDALDELVEVPLGTLVMIDQE; this is encoded by the coding sequence ATGGCGCAGCACAAGCTCCCGGCCGGGTACGACCGGCCGCGCGCCGCCGCCCGCCGCCCGGCGCGCCCCGCGTTCCTGCCGTGGGTGGTCGGCGGGGTCGCGCTGGTGCTCGTCGTCGTGCTCGGCTTCGTGTTCCTGCAGAGCGGGCCGGCGTCCACCGCCGGGTCCGACGAGCCGGTGGCCGTCCTCGACATCTCGGCGCTGCCGCTGGCCGACACCTACGGGGTCGTGCAGGGCGCGCCGGTCGACACGGCCGTCGACGTCGCCACCGACGGGCTCGTCGTGCACCCCGAGCGCCGGACGCCCGTGCACGACGCGCCCGAGGGCACGCCGATCGCGCGGGTCGAGCCGACGCAGTTCGGCGACGTCTGGTTCCCCGTGGTCGCCGAGCAGGGCGCGTGGGTGCAGATCCTGCTGCCGTCCAAGCCCTCCGGCTCCACCGGCTGGGTGCGCGCGGACGACATGGTCCGCGCGACCACGCCGTACCGCGTCGAGGTCCACCTCGGCTCGCTGACGATGCAGCTGCTGCGCGAGGAGCGCGTCGTCGACGAGTGGACGATCGGGATCGGCGCGCCCGGCACCCCCACCCCCGTGGGCCGCACCTTCCTCCTCGGCGCGTTCACCGACCCGGCGCAGTCCTTCTCGCCGGTGATCCTCCCGCTCGGTGCGCACAGCCCCACGCTCGACACCTTCGGCGGCGGTCCCGGCACCGTCGCGATCCACACGTGGCCCACCGCCGACGGCTTCGGCACGGCCGCCAGCAACGGCTGCATCCGCGTCCCGCAGGACGCGCTCGATGAGCTCGTCGAGGTGCCGCTCGGCACGCTCGTCATGATCGACCAGGAATGA
- a CDS encoding threo-3-hydroxy-L-aspartate ammonia-lyase, producing the protein MTPLPTVEDVRAAAERLRGHAHRTPVLTSRRVDRELGTSVFFKCENFQRMGAFKFRGAFNALSRFGDDARRAGVVAYSSGNHAQAIALSAGILGIPATIVMPHDAPASKVAATLGYGAEVVRYDRFTEDRAAIGAALAAERGLTLVPPFDHPDVIAGQGTAALELFEDVGELDALFVCLGGGGLLAGSALAAGALSPGCRLYGVEPEAGDDGQRSFRTGEIVHIPTPATIADGAQTQALGVLTFPIIRRDVTDVLTASDAELVDAMRVFASTLKIVVEPTGCLSFAAVRRLAPELAGLRVGVIVSGGNVDLDRYAALLAPPSS; encoded by the coding sequence GTGACCCCACTCCCCACCGTCGAGGACGTCCGCGCGGCCGCCGAACGCCTCCGCGGGCACGCCCACCGGACCCCCGTCCTGACGTCCCGCCGCGTCGATCGCGAGCTCGGGACCTCGGTGTTCTTCAAGTGCGAGAACTTCCAGCGGATGGGCGCGTTCAAGTTCCGGGGCGCGTTCAACGCTCTGTCACGATTCGGTGACGACGCGCGCCGGGCCGGCGTCGTGGCGTACTCCTCGGGCAACCACGCGCAGGCGATCGCGCTCTCCGCGGGCATCCTCGGCATCCCCGCGACCATCGTCATGCCGCACGACGCGCCCGCCAGCAAGGTGGCGGCCACGCTCGGTTACGGCGCCGAGGTCGTGCGCTACGACCGGTTCACCGAGGACCGCGCCGCCATCGGCGCGGCGCTCGCCGCCGAGCGCGGGCTCACGCTGGTGCCGCCGTTCGACCACCCCGACGTCATCGCCGGGCAGGGCACCGCGGCGCTGGAGCTGTTCGAGGACGTCGGCGAGCTCGACGCGCTGTTCGTCTGCCTCGGCGGCGGGGGCCTGCTGGCCGGGTCGGCCCTCGCGGCGGGCGCGCTGTCCCCGGGCTGCCGCCTCTACGGCGTCGAGCCCGAGGCGGGCGACGACGGGCAGCGCTCGTTCCGCACCGGCGAGATCGTGCACATCCCGACGCCCGCCACGATCGCCGACGGCGCCCAGACCCAGGCGCTCGGCGTGCTGACGTTCCCGATCATCCGGCGCGACGTCACCGACGTGCTCACCGCGTCCGACGCCGAGCTCGTCGACGCGATGCGGGTGTTCGCGAGCACGCTGAAGATCGTCGTCGAGCCGACGGGGTGTCTGTCGTTCGCGGCCGTGCGCCGCCTCGCGCCGGAGCTGGCCGGGCTGCGGGTGGGCGTGATCGTCAGCGGTGGCAACGTCGACCTCGACCGGTACGCGGCGCTGCTGGCCCCTCCGTCATCCTGA
- a CDS encoding DinB family protein, whose translation MRRVPFGADEKTTLYAALDRHRDVVLWKLDGLTDEQLRRPVTPSGTTLLGLVKHLAFVEDGWFCATFGRPVLTPPFDPADPDADWRVEPHETTAALLDSYAGVRVRADAVITELEVEDTGTAWTGETVTLRWVLVHMVEELARHAGHADVLRELIDGRTGDHP comes from the coding sequence ATGAGACGCGTGCCGTTCGGGGCCGACGAGAAGACGACCCTGTACGCCGCCCTCGACCGCCACCGCGACGTCGTCCTGTGGAAGCTCGACGGGCTCACCGACGAGCAGCTCCGGCGACCGGTCACGCCGTCCGGGACGACGCTGCTGGGGCTGGTCAAGCACCTGGCGTTCGTCGAGGACGGGTGGTTCTGCGCGACGTTCGGGCGCCCGGTCCTCACCCCGCCCTTCGACCCCGCCGACCCCGACGCCGACTGGCGCGTGGAGCCGCACGAGACCACCGCGGCGCTCCTCGACTCCTACGCCGGGGTGCGGGTCCGCGCCGACGCCGTGATCACCGAGCTGGAGGTGGAGGACACCGGCACGGCCTGGACCGGCGAGACCGTGACGCTGCGGTGGGTGCTGGTGCACATGGTCGAGGAGCTGGCGCGGCACGCCGGACACGCCGACGTGCTGCGGGAGCTGATCGACGGGAGGACCGGGGACCACCCGTGA
- a CDS encoding 2,3-dihydroxyphenylpropionate 1,2-dioxygenase, with product MSGIVGFVGMSHSPFATMAPPASPSEPGGAFVADAARVAAAVRRLVPDAVVVVGPDHFHANFYDVMPPFVLGVEEAVAFGDFGTTAGPLPVASQLAWSVRDGLAEAGFDLSLSYSLTVDHGVVQSYEMATGGTTLPMVPLVVNTAAPPLPSMGRCLALGRALGAAVRASAFAGRVLVVASGGLSHWLPSNDPRDPSVVGPRRESVIHGRADVRAVAAVREPRVRAMGGNPDARVNAGWDRWFLDRLTAGDPAAVAALGDAALEEHAGSGGHEVRAWLVGQAAVGAPLAWSAYEPVPEWITGMGMGTTFPVA from the coding sequence GTGAGCGGGATCGTCGGCTTCGTCGGCATGTCGCACAGCCCCTTCGCGACGATGGCCCCGCCCGCCTCGCCGTCCGAGCCCGGCGGCGCGTTCGTCGCCGACGCCGCGCGGGTGGCCGCGGCGGTGCGGCGGCTGGTGCCCGACGCCGTCGTCGTGGTCGGTCCCGACCACTTCCACGCGAACTTCTACGACGTCATGCCGCCGTTCGTGCTCGGCGTCGAGGAGGCGGTGGCGTTCGGCGACTTCGGCACCACCGCAGGACCGCTGCCGGTGGCGTCGCAGCTGGCGTGGTCGGTGCGCGACGGGCTCGCCGAGGCGGGGTTCGACCTGTCGCTGTCCTACTCGCTCACCGTCGACCACGGCGTCGTCCAGAGCTACGAGATGGCCACCGGCGGCACGACGCTCCCGATGGTGCCGCTCGTCGTCAACACCGCGGCACCGCCGCTGCCGTCCATGGGGCGCTGCCTCGCTCTGGGCCGGGCGCTGGGTGCGGCGGTCCGGGCGTCGGCCTTCGCGGGCCGGGTGCTCGTCGTCGCGAGCGGCGGGCTGTCGCACTGGCTGCCGTCCAACGACCCGCGCGACCCGTCCGTGGTCGGACCGCGGCGCGAGTCGGTGATCCACGGGCGCGCCGACGTCCGCGCGGTCGCGGCGGTCCGCGAGCCCCGCGTCCGCGCGATGGGCGGCAACCCCGACGCCCGGGTCAACGCCGGCTGGGACCGCTGGTTCCTCGACCGCCTCACGGCCGGCGACCCCGCCGCGGTGGCGGCGCTGGGCGACGCGGCCCTGGAGGAGCACGCCGGCAGCGGGGGCCACGAGGTGCGGGCGTGGCTGGTCGGCCAGGCGGCCGTCGGCGCTCCCCTGGCCTGGAGCGCCTACGAGCCGGTGCCGGAGTGGATCACGGGAATGGGCATGGGGACGACGTTCCCGGTGGCGTGA
- a CDS encoding alpha/beta fold hydrolase: MTLPDHISIWAELADVDHELLHVDVGGVRTRVLRAGSGPDLVLLHGTGGHLEAYARDIAGLARDFRVTAYDMVGHGWSDLPDLPYTVDVLSDHLLGTMDALGIGSAHLSGESLGGWVVAWTAAHHPDRVERLVLNTPGNIANKPEVMARVRDSTLAAVRTPDDATVRRRVEFLFHHTEMVTDELVNLRRAVYARPGFGTAIGNTVVLQDPVVRKDFAWTPSWVGRITAPTLLLWTEHDPTGGLDEADMLLEWLPDARLRVIADAGHWPQWEKVDEYLAVHRAFLSAQDLP, translated from the coding sequence ATGACGCTGCCCGACCACATCAGCATCTGGGCCGAGCTGGCCGACGTCGACCACGAGCTGCTGCACGTCGACGTCGGCGGGGTCCGCACCCGCGTGCTGCGCGCCGGGTCCGGCCCCGACCTCGTGCTGCTGCACGGCACCGGCGGGCACCTGGAGGCCTACGCCCGCGACATCGCGGGCCTGGCGCGCGACTTCCGCGTCACCGCCTACGACATGGTCGGGCACGGGTGGTCGGACCTGCCCGACCTCCCGTACACGGTCGACGTCCTGTCCGACCACCTGCTCGGCACGATGGACGCCCTCGGCATCGGCTCGGCGCACCTGTCGGGGGAGTCCCTGGGCGGGTGGGTCGTCGCGTGGACCGCCGCGCACCACCCGGACCGCGTCGAGCGGCTCGTCCTCAACACCCCGGGCAACATCGCGAACAAGCCGGAGGTGATGGCCCGGGTGCGCGACTCGACGCTGGCCGCCGTGCGCACACCGGACGACGCGACCGTCCGGCGGCGGGTGGAGTTCCTGTTCCACCACACCGAGATGGTCACCGACGAGCTGGTGAACCTGCGGCGCGCGGTCTACGCGCGACCCGGGTTCGGGACGGCGATCGGCAACACCGTGGTGCTGCAGGACCCGGTGGTGCGCAAGGACTTCGCGTGGACCCCGTCGTGGGTCGGGCGGATCACCGCGCCGACGCTGCTGCTGTGGACCGAGCACGACCCGACCGGCGGCCTCGACGAGGCCGACATGCTCCTGGAGTGGCTCCCCGACGCGCGGCTGCGCGTGATCGCCGACGCGGGGCACTGGCCCCAGTGGGAGAAGGTCGACGAGTACCTCGCCGTGCACCGGGCCTTCCTGTCGGCGCAGGACCTCCCGTGA
- a CDS encoding cupin domain-containing protein has translation MAESGPGFRMADFLGALSATVPVGGARPIVVRAAELETLPAGQVPNPTTLSIAGTLPTTTFEIFRQTIPPGESSDMQRHHHETVHFVISGEGHSEVEDDTATWAAGDFVYTPPWTWHRHWNDSAEHPVEFLTIENSRLLGLLGVGRRQSAGLVTVAQARAMFDEETR, from the coding sequence ATGGCCGAGTCGGGACCGGGCTTCCGGATGGCGGACTTCCTGGGGGCGCTGTCGGCGACCGTCCCCGTCGGCGGCGCGCGCCCGATCGTGGTGCGTGCCGCCGAGCTGGAGACGCTGCCCGCGGGGCAGGTGCCCAACCCGACGACGCTGTCGATCGCGGGGACGCTGCCCACGACGACGTTCGAGATCTTCCGGCAGACGATCCCGCCGGGTGAGAGCTCGGACATGCAGCGCCACCACCACGAGACCGTGCACTTCGTCATCTCCGGGGAGGGGCACAGCGAGGTGGAGGACGACACGGCGACGTGGGCGGCCGGCGACTTCGTCTACACCCCTCCGTGGACCTGGCACCGGCACTGGAACGACTCCGCGGAGCACCCCGTGGAGTTCCTGACGATCGAGAACTCGCGGCTGCTCGGGCTGCTCGGCGTCGGGCGGCGGCAGAGCGCCGGCCTGGTGACCGTGGCGCAGGCGCGCGCGATGTTCGACGAGGAGACGCGATGA
- a CDS encoding SDR family oxidoreductase, translating to MSSSTARTALVGGGASGIGHAVAARLVAAGHRVVVTGRRADALDAAVRRLGGDRVGALVHDVAAPDSAAAALAEVERRHGGVDVLVLNAGGPPPGRILDVGDEEWRRAFDLLVLGPLHLARLALPRMAERGFGRVVVVTSTAVRQPQPDLAASVVLRSAVTAAAKLLSREFAASGVTVNCVAPGPTDTDRRREVLAARAARTGVPVEQAAAGDAADVPAGRAGRPDEIAAAVGFLVSDAASYVNGTVLTVDGGRTETI from the coding sequence GTGTCCTCCTCGACCGCCCGCACCGCGCTCGTCGGTGGCGGCGCCTCCGGCATCGGGCACGCCGTGGCCGCCCGGCTCGTCGCGGCGGGCCACCGCGTCGTCGTCACCGGGCGGCGCGCCGACGCCCTCGACGCCGCCGTCCGGCGCCTGGGCGGCGACCGCGTCGGCGCCCTCGTGCACGACGTGGCCGCCCCGGACTCCGCCGCCGCCGCGCTGGCCGAGGTCGAGCGCCGCCACGGCGGTGTCGACGTGCTCGTGCTCAACGCGGGCGGCCCACCGCCCGGCCGGATCCTCGACGTCGGCGACGAGGAGTGGCGCCGGGCGTTCGACCTGCTCGTGCTCGGCCCGCTGCACCTCGCCCGCCTCGCGCTGCCGCGGATGGCCGAGCGCGGGTTCGGGCGGGTGGTCGTCGTGACGTCGACGGCGGTGCGCCAGCCGCAGCCCGACCTCGCCGCGTCGGTGGTGCTGCGCTCGGCCGTCACCGCGGCCGCGAAGCTGCTCTCCCGCGAGTTCGCGGCGTCCGGCGTCACCGTCAACTGCGTGGCGCCCGGGCCCACCGACACCGACCGGCGCCGGGAGGTGCTGGCCGCCCGCGCCGCCCGCACCGGGGTCCCGGTCGAGCAGGCCGCGGCGGGCGACGCCGCCGACGTACCGGCCGGCCGCGCCGGGCGGCCCGACGAGATCGCCGCCGCCGTCGGGTTCCTCGTGTCGGACGCGGCGAGCTACGTGAACGGGACCGTGCTCACGGTCGACGGTGGACGGACGGAGACGATCTGA
- a CDS encoding IclR family transcriptional regulator, with translation MSPAERDSGSGGMGGLDRAAAVLGAFDATHRELTLAALVARSGLPRSTAHRTAAKMLELGWLDKPRDRYRVGNRLFEVSGLAPVRHELREAVLPFLQDLHTAARTTVQLGVLDGTQVLVVEKITGHRPMPMLSQVGGTIPAHCSGLGRAILAYSDAGTVDAVLAAGLTPRTPRTLTTPTAVLRELAAIPDRGWAVDREEGNIGVSCVAAPVFGPLGDVVAALSVTGPTSLVRADRIGPAVRLAAAAASRAYSTRR, from the coding sequence ATGAGTCCCGCTGAGCGGGATTCCGGATCCGGCGGCATGGGCGGCCTCGACCGCGCCGCCGCGGTACTGGGCGCCTTCGACGCGACGCACCGCGAGCTCACCCTCGCCGCGCTCGTCGCCCGCAGCGGGCTGCCGCGCTCCACCGCCCACCGCACCGCGGCGAAGATGCTCGAGCTGGGCTGGCTCGACAAGCCCCGCGACCGCTACCGCGTCGGCAACCGGCTCTTCGAGGTGTCCGGACTGGCACCGGTGCGCCACGAGCTCCGGGAGGCCGTGCTGCCCTTCCTGCAGGACCTGCACACGGCGGCGCGCACCACCGTGCAGCTCGGCGTGCTCGACGGCACGCAGGTGCTCGTCGTCGAGAAGATCACCGGGCACCGGCCGATGCCGATGCTGTCCCAGGTCGGCGGCACGATCCCGGCGCACTGCTCCGGGCTGGGGCGGGCGATCCTCGCCTACTCCGACGCCGGCACCGTCGACGCGGTGCTCGCCGCCGGCCTCACGCCGCGCACGCCGCGCACGCTCACCACGCCGACCGCCGTGCTGCGCGAGCTCGCCGCGATCCCCGACCGCGGCTGGGCCGTCGACCGCGAGGAGGGCAACATCGGGGTCAGCTGCGTGGCGGCGCCGGTGTTCGGGCCGCTCGGCGACGTGGTGGCGGCCCTGTCGGTCACCGGGCCGACGAGCCTGGTGCGTGCGGACCGGATCGGCCCGGCCGTGCGCCTCGCCGCCGCCGCGGCGTCCCGCGCCTACTCGACGCGCCGCTGA
- a CDS encoding cupin domain-containing protein — MSLGGGYMLPSRDGQQIAAIGLGITKKTDGKSTHDAYSLFEYAVPPETNGPPPHVHTREDESFICLTGRLDVHLGGEDFTLGQGDYLFLPRDVVHTFRNPYAEESRVISVVSPAGLERYYQALADLPPGPKDISVMQGVMAGFGIELRLPSAGS; from the coding sequence GTGAGCCTGGGTGGTGGCTACATGCTCCCGTCGCGCGACGGTCAACAGATCGCGGCGATCGGGCTCGGCATCACGAAGAAGACCGACGGGAAGTCCACGCACGACGCGTACTCGCTGTTCGAGTACGCCGTCCCGCCCGAGACGAACGGGCCCCCGCCGCACGTGCACACGCGCGAGGACGAGTCGTTCATCTGCCTCACCGGACGCCTCGACGTCCACCTGGGCGGCGAGGACTTCACGCTCGGGCAGGGCGACTACCTGTTCCTGCCCCGCGACGTGGTGCACACGTTCCGCAACCCCTACGCCGAGGAGTCCCGGGTGATCTCGGTGGTCTCCCCCGCCGGGCTGGAGCGCTACTACCAGGCGCTGGCCGACCTGCCACCCGGGCCGAAGGACATCTCCGTGATGCAGGGCGTCATGGCCGGCTTCGGCATCGAGCTCCGCCTGCCGTCCGCGGGGTCCTGA
- a CDS encoding flavin-containing monooxygenase, protein MRIAIIGAGVAGLTTAKVLQQAGHDVTVLDRAPDVGGVWSATRRYPGLTTQSPARQYSFSDFPMPDGLPEWPTGEQVQAWLAAYAAEFGVRPRLGTEVTAARPDGDGWALSVEGSEERFDRLVVANGVFCEPAVPAYPGVGEFTAAGGRLVAGTGFHDAEEARGRHVLVVGYGKSACDVTVPISGVAASTDVIARQVLWKVPRRIAGVVNFKMLLLTRMGEALFRYVRLRGVERFLHGPGDGLHRRLLRSLGTVSVRQFGLARHDLVPPGSMEDIVRGAIGLATEGFFEGVAEGRITVRRDRTITRLLARDGAPHAELDDGVVLPADLVVCATGFTQGVPFLPDAVRDAVLDDRGNFALYRQIRPVGVPGLYFNGYNSSFFSPLNAEMAAVWIAADLAGALDLPDDAAMARAVAEQTAFMDAATDGHHCRATKIIPFSMHNVDEVLGDLDLQIPARVRASHWLNPVDPTAYRGVTPALLARLAARPAPPRAAVEQPAVLP, encoded by the coding sequence GTGCGCATCGCGATCATCGGAGCGGGCGTCGCCGGGTTGACGACGGCCAAGGTGCTGCAGCAGGCGGGCCACGACGTCACCGTGCTCGACCGGGCGCCCGACGTCGGCGGCGTCTGGAGCGCGACCCGCCGCTACCCCGGTCTCACCACGCAGAGCCCGGCCCGGCAGTACTCGTTCTCGGACTTCCCGATGCCCGACGGCCTGCCCGAGTGGCCGACGGGCGAGCAGGTGCAGGCCTGGCTCGCCGCGTACGCCGCGGAGTTCGGCGTGCGCCCGCGGCTGGGCACCGAGGTCACCGCCGCCCGCCCCGACGGCGACGGCTGGGCGCTCTCCGTCGAGGGGTCGGAGGAGCGGTTCGACCGGCTCGTCGTCGCCAACGGGGTGTTCTGCGAGCCCGCCGTTCCCGCCTATCCCGGCGTCGGGGAATTCACGGCCGCCGGGGGGCGCCTGGTCGCGGGCACCGGTTTCCACGACGCCGAGGAGGCGCGCGGGCGGCACGTGCTCGTCGTCGGCTACGGGAAGTCGGCGTGCGACGTGACCGTGCCGATCAGCGGGGTCGCGGCCAGTACCGACGTGATCGCCCGGCAGGTGCTGTGGAAGGTGCCGCGCAGGATCGCGGGCGTCGTCAACTTCAAGATGCTGCTGCTCACCCGCATGGGCGAGGCGCTGTTCCGCTACGTCCGGCTCCGCGGGGTGGAGCGGTTCCTGCACGGCCCGGGCGACGGGCTGCACCGCCGGCTGCTCCGCTCCCTGGGCACGGTCTCGGTGCGCCAGTTCGGCCTGGCGCGCCACGACCTCGTGCCCCCGGGGTCCATGGAGGACATCGTCCGGGGCGCCATCGGGCTCGCGACGGAGGGCTTCTTCGAGGGCGTGGCCGAGGGCCGGATCACGGTCCGGCGCGACCGGACCATCACCCGCCTGCTCGCCCGCGACGGCGCCCCGCACGCCGAGCTCGACGACGGCGTCGTGCTGCCCGCCGACCTGGTCGTCTGCGCCACCGGCTTCACCCAGGGCGTGCCGTTCCTGCCGGACGCCGTGCGCGACGCCGTGCTCGACGACCGCGGCAACTTCGCGCTCTACCGCCAGATCCGCCCGGTCGGCGTGCCCGGGCTGTACTTCAACGGCTACAACTCGTCCTTCTTCAGCCCGCTCAACGCGGAGATGGCCGCGGTCTGGATCGCCGCCGACCTGGCAGGCGCCCTCGACCTCCCCGACGACGCCGCGATGGCGCGGGCCGTGGCCGAGCAGACCGCGTTCATGGACGCGGCCACCGACGGCCACCACTGCCGCGCCACGAAGATCATCCCGTTCTCGATGCACAACGTCGACGAGGTGCTCGGCGACCTCGACCTGCAGATCCCGGCGCGGGTCCGGGCGTCGCACTGGCTCAACCCCGTCGACCCGACCGCGTACCGGGGCGTCACGCCGGCGCTGCTGGCGCGGCTCGCCGCCCGACCGGCACCGCCGCGGGCGGCGGTCGAGCAGCCCGCGGTCCTGCCCTGA